Proteins encoded by one window of Chanos chanos chromosome 7, fChaCha1.1, whole genome shotgun sequence:
- the LOC115817420 gene encoding cytochrome P450 3A27, translating into MDILSFFLTETGVLLLLFLGLVVLYGYWPYGQFEKLGIPGPKPLPFFGTLLHYRKGTFTFDLECFRKYGKIWGIYEGRQPVLCVMDKTIIKTILIKEFYSLFTNRRNFRLNGPFNDGVFVAADEHWRRIRTVLSPSFTSGRLKEMFGIMKKNSNTLMKTLQRKADLGEAADFKELFGAYSMDVVTNTAFSVNVDSLNNPKDPFVNNLKKILKFDFLSPLFIITFVLPFAVPLMEKMNFTFFPSSVTDFFYASLKKIKSDRVANDHERRVDFMQLMVDSQKPEKNGHNKTEETGLNDREIISQAMTFIFAGYETTSSTLTFLFYNLATHPQTMRKLQEEIDQTFPNKAPVQYDKLMQMEYLDDVLNESLRLYPVVARLERICKKTVEINGVTIPKGTVVLVPTYALHRDPEIWTDPEKFNPDRFSKENKESIDPYTYLPFGAGPRNCIGMRFALVSMKLVITEILQRFDVHVCRETRIPLVLSPNGLMAPTHPIKLGLTPRSSSSSD; encoded by the exons ATGgatattctgtctttttttctgacagagacTGGGGTTTTGCTCCTTTTATTCCTGGGACTAGTGGTTTT GTACGGGTACTGGCCTTATGGGCAGTTTGAGAAACTGGGAATCCCTGGCCCAAAACCATTGCCATTTTTTGGAACTCTTCTGCATTACAGGAAG GGCACATTCACTTTTGACTTGGAGTGCTTCAGAAAATATGGGAAAATATGGGG GATCTATGAAGGGAGAcagcctgttctctgtgtcatgGACAAAACCATCATCAAAACCATCCTCATCAAAGAATTTTATTCCCTTTTCACCAACAGAAGA AATTTCCGTCTGAATGGGCCATTCAATgatggtgtgtttgtggcagCGGATGAGCATTGGAGAAGGATTcgaactgttctctctccctctttcaccaGTGGGCGACTGAAAGAG ATGTTTGGGATCATGAAGAAGAACTCTAATACATTAATGAAGACTCTACAGAGGAAAGCTGACCTGGGTGAAGCTGCTGACTTTAAAGA ACTCTTTGGGGCATACAGTATGGATGTCGTGACCAACACAGCTTTCAGTGTCAACGTCGATTCACTCAACAACCCCAAAGACCCCTTTGTGAACAACCTCAAGAAAATACTTAAATTTGACTTCCTTAGTCCATTGTTCATCATAACTT TTGTCCTCCCCTTTGCTGTTCCTCTGATGGAGAAAATGAATTTCACCTTTTTCCCGTCTTCTGTGACAGACTTCTTCTACGCGTCTTTGAAGAAGATTAAGTCTGATCGGGTTGCTAATGACCATGAG AGGCGAGTGGACTTCATGCAGCTGATGGTGGATTCTCAGAAACCAGAGAAAAATGGACACAATAAGACAgaggaaacag GTCTGAATGATCGGGAGATTATATCCCAAGCAATGACATTCATATTTGCTGGTTATGAGACTACTAGCAGCACTCTGACCTTCCTCTTCTATAACCTGGCCACTCACCCACAGACCATGAGGAAACTTCAGGAAGAGATTGACCAAACCTTCCCCAACAAG GCCCCAGTACAGTATGACAAGCTGATGCAGATGGAGTATCTGGATGATGTGCTGAATGAGTCTCTGAGGTTGTACCCCGTTGTTGCTCGGCTCGAGAGAATCTGCAAGAAAACTGTGGAGATCAATGGGGTCACCATCCCCAAGGGAACAGTTGTCCTAGTGCCCACCTACGCCCTCCACAGAGACCCTGAAATCTGGACTGACCCAGAAAAGTTCAACCCAGACAG GttcagtaaagaaaacaaagagagtatTGACCCGTATACGTACCTGCCTTTTGGGGCAGGGCCCAGAAACTGCATTGGGATGAGATTTGCCTTAGTGAGCATGAAGCTGGTCATTACAGAGATATTACAGAGATTTGACGTTCATGTGTGTCGTGAGACACGG atTCCTCTGGTGTTGAGTCCTAATGGCCTAATGGCTCCTACACACCCCATCAAACTCGGACTGACTCCTCGATCCAGCTCCTCCTCAGACTGA
- the gpank1 gene encoding G patch domain and ankyrin repeat-containing protein 1, whose translation MSVSVFFTRAKEKDKQWSEKEGRTEEREQRESISGEEAKLFYQSLIGEGDGAGRGKKGRGDKRRSERGAHRRRQVQVQPRPSPCSERDGNKLLRSAQEGDMAMLKGLLGKGCDINFRDSFYWTALMCASFAGHLEVVRVLLQQGAAWIGVVDTQGRDARDLAEQAGHESIVRELELHGAQPENTTQTSNADSAISSLWCPDCECEYRESLERHQSSILHQFNLRQTRPSPTPHYCLPPSNAGYQIMLRSGWNPSAGLGPGGSGRKQPIRTVLKRDQTGLGYGPAPQAKVTHFQPKDPMAVRRLSKERTERKTTVSQRELRKKEERDRTRERDFRQSFNLDL comes from the exons ATGAGTGTCTCAGTGTTCTTTACCCGTGCCAAGGAGAAGGACAAACAATGGTCAGAGAAAGaagggaggacagaggagagggaacaGAGGGAGTCAATCAGTGGAGAAGAGGCCAAACTCTTCTACCAGAGCCTTATAGGAGAGGGGGATGGGGCAGGAcgagggaaaaaagggagaggagacaAGCGAAGGAGTGAAAGGGGGGCTCATAGAAGAAGACAGGTACAAGTTCAGCCACGACCGAGCCCCTGCTCTGAACGGGACGGGAACAAACTGCTCCGCTCAGCCCAGGAGGGTGATATGGCCATGCTGAAAGGGCTTCTGGGTAAAGGATGTGACATCAATTTCAGGGACAGTTTTTATTGGACAGCGTTGATGTGTGCTAGCTTCGCTGGGCATTTGGAGGTGGTACGGGTGCtgctccagcagggggcagcgtGGATCGGGGTTGTGGACACTCAGGGAAGAGACGCGAGGGATTTGGCCGAGCAGGCAGGGCATGAGAGCATAGTGAGAGAGCTGGAGTTACATGGAGCACAGccagagaacacaacacaaaccagcAATGCAGACAG TGCTATCAGTTCCCTCTGGTGTCCCGACTGTGAATGTGAGTACAGAGAAAGCCTGGAGAGGCATCAAAGTTCTATTCTACATCAGTTCAATTTGAGACAGACCAGACCCTCTCCTACCCCCCATTACTGCCTGCCCCCCTCCAACGCTGGGTACCAGATCATGCTCCGCTCCGGTTGGAACCCGTCTGCAGGGCTTGGCCCAGGAGGGTCCGGTCGTAAACAGCCAATCCGTACCGTGCTGAAAAGGGACCAGACAGGGCTTGGCTATGGTCCCGCCCCTCAAGCAAAAGTCACACACTTCCAACCGAAGGATCCTATGGCAGTGAGACGGTTGTctaaagagagaacagaacgCAAGACGACAGTCAGTCAACGGGAACTCcggaagaaagaggaaagggaCAGGACCAGGGAGAGAGACTTTAGACAGTCTTTTAatcttgacctttga